Genomic window (Sulfurovum sp. NBC37-1):
CCAAATACCGTTACCGTATAGAGGCGGACCTGGTACCCTTCAGAGATATCCTTCTGGGTGTATTCTTCGTTACTATCGGAATGCTGATAGACTGGCACGCCATTCTGATATACTGGCATATCATTCTGGGACTGCTTGCAGGGATCATGCTGCTCAAAGGCTTTTTGATCTTTGGGATATTGCAGTTCTTTGTGCAGAAAAGAACGGCGCTGAAAACCGCTTTGGCACTCTTCGAAGTAGGGGAGTTCGCACTGGCGATCTTTGCGCTGGCAAACTCCAAAGGGCTGATAGATCCGGGGCTCAATCAGATCCTGATCATCACAGTAGTCCTCTCGATGATCATCACACCGTTCGTACTCAAGAACATCAAAGCTATTGCCGACAAACTGATCAAAGAACCGGATACGCTTCGTGAACGTGCTATGATCGGAGGAACGTACAAAGATCATATCATTGTCTGCGGTTATGGCCCCCTTGGGCAGAGACTGGTGAAGTCCTTTAAAGAAAAAAACCTGCTGTATGTTATTTTGGAGCATGATGTCAAAGTCGTTGATGCGGTCATAGCCAAAGGAGAAGAATCGATCTTTTTTGCCAATGCCGCCCAGAAGATGGTACTGGAACACTTCAATGTCGATCAGTGCTGTGCCATCATCGTGACCATCGACAATGAGATACAAAAACAGCTTATCTGTGAGAATATCGCTTCATTCGGACCGCATATCAACAGTATCGTCAAGGTGATGAACAATGCGGAAGGAAAGACGATATCGAGCCTTGGTATCAAGCATGTGGTCAACGCAAGAAATATCGTCGCGGATATCATGGAGCAGGAAGTGTTGGCCTGCCAGCTTTCCATAAAGGAAAGTTAAAGAGAAATTTTAAAGCGTTTCAAGATCAGTATCCGGCAATGCGACAATACGCCTTTCCATAAGATTGATCTCATTGACAAGTTTTTTGGAAACCTCTTCCATAGAAGCAAAATACTCTTTTGCAAGTTTAACAGAGTCATCTGTTATCTTTTTCTTTTTGCCAAACAGCTTGCTGAAAAAGCCCTGTGGCTCCAAGTCATAATAAATTTTGTAGATATTCAGATAAATATCATGAAGTTCAAAGTGAAGCTTCTCTATTTCCGACATACAGTCAAGTGGATTGTTTCTCAGGCCGTTAAGCCTTTGAGCATCAGAGTAGAACCATTGGCCGAACTTGCATTGTGTAGAGTTGACCGGTATGGCATCTTCTTCCATTTTAAAACCGGAGATCAGCATTTTAGCACGCTGAACCCAGTTGATATGGGCAGCTTTTGCCGCCCTTAATTGTTCCAGGATTGTATTTTTTTCCATAATAAAAACTCCTAAAATTTAATAAGAATATTTTATCATTATCTATCTTTTAGATCGATAATGATATTAATGCGATTCTTTTTTTCTGGCAAGGCCCTCAATGAGTCTGAGCATCATTCGTACCCCGGCACCGGAAGCACCATGCGGGTTCTCGCCCCATGTGTGTTCCACAAAAGCTGGTCCGGCAATGTCTATATGTGCCCATTTCTCTTTATGCTCCTCATCGATAAACTCGGAGAGGAACTGACCCGCAGTAATGGCTCCGCCGTAACGGGTGTTCGAAATATTGCAGACATCGGCAATGCTGCTTTTGATGGTCTTGTGCAGGTAGGGATTGAAGTCAAGTGCCGTCGCAAGTTCACCGGAGATCTTTGCCTGCTTTGTCACCATTGTTTTCACCTCTTCGTTGAAACCCAATACACCTGATGTATAGTGTCCAACACCCACTACGCAGGCACCAGTAAGTGTAGCGAAGTCAAAGAGGTAGTCCGCTTTGACCTCCTGCTGTGCATAGGAGAGGGTGTCTGCAAGAACGAGTCGGCCTTCCGCATCCGTATTGCGAATTTCAATGGTCTTTCCGTTCTTGGAAACCAGTACATCGTCCGGTTTGTAGGCATCTCCGCCTATCATATTCTCCACTGCACCGACAAAGCCGTGCACTTCCACGGGCAGGTTCATCTCGGAGATGGCTTTCATCAGTCCCAGAACGGCAGAACCGCCGCTCTTGTCAGACTTCATGGTCACCATATAATCGGCAGGCTTGAGGCTTAGACCACCCGAATCATAGGTAAGACCTTTCCCTACCAGTGTGATGACGGCTTTGGGGTTCTTTGGCTTGTGTGAAAGATGGATCACTCTTGGTTTGTGTCTTGAAGCCCGTGCTACGGCAAGCAGGGTTTCCATTTTCTCTTTTTTGAGCTCTTTGGGTTTGAGTATCTTGCATTTGAGCTTATTCTCTTTGGCAAGTTCTTCCGCAATATTGGCCATGATCTCAGGGTAGCAGTCATCAGGTGTGGTGTTGACGATGTCACGTGTAAAGTTTGTTGCCTCTGCCGCGATCACTCCATTGTTCAGGGCGCGTGCTGCCACTTCCATGGTGATCTCATGTGCCTCGTAGCCTTCAAGTGATATTTCAACGTTCTTGACAGGACATTTTACTTTTTTGCTTTTGTACTGGTTGAATGTATAACTTCCAAGTACCAGACCCTCGACCATAGCTCTGATGGAAGCCGAACATCTAGGGTGGCTTACGTACGTAGCGATCTTAATGGTCTTATAGGTTTTTTTCCCAATGAGTGAACGAATGGCTGTTGCCACTGCCGGTCTGATGCCTCTTCCTTTGAGCGTCTCCGCTCCCACATAGAGTCTTTTTTTCTCTACAAGGTGGCACACTTCATCCTGGCTTCCGGAAAAACCGGCTTTTTTGAGCAGTTTTTTGTCTTTGACCGATTTGTGTTTGAGGTTTTTGTCGATGACGATGATGATCTCAAGATCGGCCTTGATATCTTTTATATTTGCATTGTTTATATTGAAATTCATTGTTTACCTTTTGGTTATAATTTATGTTTTGGAGTATAACCAAATATAGGTAATAGATAAATGGTTTCAGTTATTCGATCTTATCTTTTGCAGATACGATATCGATCATGAAGCTTCCCGGTTTTTCATAGCCGATAACTGAATAGACAGTCTTCTTTGTTTTGGCATCAATGAAATATATCGAGGGTGTCAATGTAGCGTTGTGTTCTTTTGCTTCCGGAGAGTTGAAGTCTGCAACCACGATAACCATGTCGGACAGTGCCGATATTATATTCACGTCTCTGAGTGTTCTATGGACCATCTTCTCACACCACTCACAGCTGCTTTCGATGATGATAAGCATGATGAGATCTTTCTTTTCCGCTTTTGCTTTCTGGTACGCCTTTCCCATGCTGGTCTGTGCATCGAGTACCCATGCGGCATCCTCAACAGTGATAGCCATCAGGTTGCATACAAAAAGTAAAGAAAATATAAAGGCTTTCATAGTATATCCTTTTTATATAAGTATATCATATTTTATTATAGTGGACAAATAATGAAAGTATGTGTTTTGAAGTATTTTATTTTTTATTGGTAAGACATGTGTTCCCACGCATAATGTGGGAACGAATCAGTCCTGAAACTGCTCTTTGAGTATATCTTTTACCTGGATCATATCCTTGTCACCCCGTCCGGAGAGATTTACAAGGATGATCTTTCCTTTTATCTCTTCAGGCTTCATCTTTTTCAGGTATGCGATGGCATGGGAACTCTCAAGTGCAGGGATGATCCCCTCTGATTGGGAAAGCCAGACAAAAGCATCAAGAGCTTCAACGTCGGTAATGTGGCTGTAAGTGACGATACCTTTGTCTTTAAGGAAAGCATGTTCAGGCCCGATCCCCGGGTAGTCCAGTCCTGCCGAGATGGAATGTGCCTCCTGTACCTGGCCGTCCTCATCCTGCAGCAGGTAGCTGAGCTGTCCGTGCAGTACGCCGGGGCTGCCTTTTTCCAAAGAACATCCATGCTTGCATTCCAGTCCTTCTCCTCCGGCCTCTATACCGATACACTCAACATTTTCATCTTCCAAAAAGTGGCTGAAGATGCCCAATGCATTTGAACCGCCGCCGATACAGGCAATGATCTTGTCAGGCAGACATCCTTCAGCCGCCTTCAGTTGTTCTTTGGCTTCCCATCCGATGATGGACTGAATGTCACGTACCATCATAGGGTAGGGGTGTGGCCCTGCTACGGTACCGATGAGATAGTAGGTATTACGTGCGTTGGTCACCCAGTGTCGGATGGCATCGTTCATGGCATCTTTCAGGGTTTTAGAACCGCTCTCTACCGCATGCACTTTGGCACCGAGCAGTTTCATGCGGAAAACATTGAGTTCCTGACGTGCCACATCTTTGGCGCCCATGAAGACTTCGCATTCCAGTCCGAAAAGCGCTGCCACGGTCGCTGTTGCCACACCATGCTGTCCTGCGCCGGTCTCCGCAATGATCTTTTTCTTTCCGAGACGCTTTGCTAGTACAGCCTGTGCAACACAGTGGTTGATCTTGTGTGCTCCTGTATGGTTCAGGTCCTCACGTTTAAGGTAGATCTTTGCATCGAGTTCTTTGGAAAGGTTCTCGGCATAGTAGAGTGCAGAGGGACGACCCACATAGTTTTTGTAGTAGTAGTCCACCTCTGCCCAGAAATCTTTGTCGAAACGTACCGCTTCATAGTCTTTACACAGCTGTTCAAGAGCCGGCATGAGTGTTTCAGGGACAAAACGTCCGCCGAACTTGCCGAAATGTCCGTTCTCGTCCGGGTCGAACGGACTTGGTTTGGGTATATAGACTTCTTTATGTAGATCCATGCTTTTTTCTCTTATGTAATAGTTGGAGAGATTATAGCGTATAGGAGGTTACAAAGACCATACTTACCGTGTATGGTCTATTGCAGAGGAAAAGTCAATTCATAGTTGGTGAATCCCTGTTGTCCTTGTACCCCATCCCACTTGGAAGGCATGGTGATGAGATTTTTCCCATTTTTAAACGATATTCTGACTCTGATACGCAGCGATCTGCTTTTGGATGGTACCGTTACAAGCAGGGTGATCTTCTTGGCTTTACTGTTATCTTTTAAGAGAGGCTCACCTTCGACTAAAAGATAGCTGCTTCTGACTGCTTTTCTCCTCTTCTGATTATAGACCTTTGAACCTGCAGGGTACCGTTTGATACTCTTGAAACCTTGTGATGCAACAATCTTGACATCATTTTTCTTTTGAAGATCAGGAAAAGAGAGTGAAAGCCATCCCCGTGAGGCATAGCTCCATACCTTCTCTTCTATATCAACTTCAATATGTTCAGGGTCAATACGTTTTACAGAGATGTGCAGGGAGGCGACATCCTCGTTGATATAGGTACTTTGTATTTTTTCAGGTATCTGTAAATATGTTTTTAACGGACCTTGAGGGTCAATAAGTGAACGAATACTACTGTAGGGAAGCATAAATTTGGTATGTCCTGCAGCATAAGGTTTGATCTCGTAAGCGTTGTAGTGAAAAAGAAGACCCCTCTCGGTGATGGCAAAATTAGTGCTCAATATGAATTTGTTACTGAACCAGCCGTCTTTCAAAAGGGAATCATTTTGTTTGAGACCGATACTCTCTTTATAGACTTTCTGGGCGATCTGGTGCAAAGTGGCATTATAATCTTCTTTTAAAAGATCATCCATCTCCAAATGTTTTCCTTCATGGTCATAATTTTCATACTTGACAGAAAAGTAGCCATGTGCACCACCAGTGTAACCACTCCCGCTGTTGGCTATGGTGAATGTTGTCTTTGTAACGGCAAAGAGATCCAGAGCGTTGCTGGTATTCCATGTCCCATGTGGCTGATAGCTCTCGTCACTGAGATTTTTTATGACTGTTGCTTTAAGGTCGCCTTTTGAGTAGGCTGTTACAGCCCTGGCAACAATGTTTTCTACCTGCTTGGCAACTTCTGCGTCGGGTACATCATGAAGCACAGGATAAGAGAGTTCATCTTTCTGGCAAAAGGTACCGCTCTCATCTTTTGTCGGATGACAGTAGCTGTCACTACGGGTATAGATACCTTTTCCTTGCATCCATGCTTTATCAAGAAAAATTTCTGTTGAGGAGAGTAGGGAAGTAAGTAGCAAAAGAGTAAGTATCTGATTCATGGTGAAGCTCCAATATATTTGAAAGATTATAACACAAAAGAAGATCAGATAATATAGGTGATCTCTGCCTGAGAATCGAGCCGCATCGGAGGTCCCCAAAAGCCGATACCGCTGTTGACGTAGATACTTGAACCGTTGGGAAGAGTGTGCAAGCCTTTGAGAAAAGGCTGCTGCAGTCTAACAAGGTACCCGAATGGCCATATCTGTCCGCCGTGGGTATGGCCGCTGAGTATGAGTTCAGGCTTGTAGTAGCCAAGTTCTTCTATGAACTTTGGCTGGTGTGCCAGCAGTATGGTCCGGTATGTTTTGTTGGTCTTGTCGAATGCCCGGTGTATGTCAGGTTGAAGCATCCCCATGCGGTATCCCATGAGGTCGGTAACACCTATGATGTTTAGTTTGAGCACGTCGATGGTGACAGAGTCATTGAGCAGCAGTGTCAGTTTGGTCGTTTGGATGAATTTGATGATCTTCTGTGGTTCATGAAAATATTCGTGATTCCCCAGAATGTAGTAGATTCCGTATTTTGACCTGATATTGTCAAGCTCCCTGACCGCAGGTTCTATAAATTCCAGTGATGTGTCGACAAGATCACCAGTAATACATACAATGTCCGCTTCAAGGGCATTGATCTTCTTAACGGCATGTCGTACAAATGCACGGTCTACAAGACCGCCAATATGAAGATCGCTTATCTGCACGATGGAAAAGTCGAATGTGCCAAACTTCACCACATTGACCACCGGTTCTTTGCTTCCTTCATAGGCAGCAGCACTGACATAGGCTGTGGAAAGTGCCAAAAGCATACCATCTCCGCTTTTTTTGATAAAGTATCTTTTTTCATGATCAACATGCTTGAGTGCTTTATGAAAAACATTGAGTACTTCATGCACAATGAGATAGAGCATCAGTACAAAGGAGATGCCCACAGACAGAGAAAACAGATAGTAGAGGCTATTGCCGATCATATCAGTGTAGCGTCCGATGACATAGAGCAGATTGAAAAGAAAGTTGATACCCAGAAAGAATGTCAGTGTCTTTTTGACCTGTTCTGAAAAAAGCAGTTTTTTAATGACCCTAGAGTAGAAGAGATAGTGCAATGCGAAAAAGAAGAGCAGAAAAATGACAAAAAACAGATAAATTCTCATAAATGCTCCTTGGTACCCTTACAGTGACAGATTACTTTGAAAACGTGATGTTTTCGGAATATCTTCACCCTTTGCAGTATAATTGTACTTCTTCTTAGCCTCTTTGACAAGTGCTTTGGGCATTTCATTGTAGACAGTGTTCATATCGGTATTGATGGTACCCAGAAAGTAGGTCTTTCCTCTGCTTATTTTTGCAATGCTCTTGCTCCCGGACCCGTAACCGGCTTTCCCCCGACTGCACCCGTAATGTCCGCTCAGAGAATACTCTTTGAGACGTACCTCGCTGCTGGGTGTCGGTATCTTCAACTCAATGAACCCTTTTTCGGGTTTCCTGTCGTGGAAATAGAGCTCATAACCCAGCGGCTCCTCTTTTGTGACCACTTCGATATGCCTCACTGCCCTTTTCCCGTCACCGTCAACGGCAATCAGTATGGTGGCTTTTCCTTTATAGCGGTCCGGGTTGGCATTGCTCACCGGAGTCAACGTGTCTGGTGTACATCCTGTTAGGAAAAGAAGTGCCAAAAATAGTGTGCCTGATACTGTTTTTTTTATGTTCATAAAAGGTGCCCTTATGTAATACAATATTCTATCATACTCAGCGTGCAATTTGGGTGTAGGGAAATTTAATACCCTATTGCCCTGAAAGCCAGGCTTCTGCTTCTACTATTTCATCCAGATCGAAAGCTTTTATCTCCAGTCCGGGTACCAGAAAACCTTCGAATTGGGCTATTTTTTGAAGCCACGTTTTATTTGTCAGAATCGCCATGCGGTCAAACCTTTTTAAAAGTCCGAACAGTTCAGGAAGACGGGAGAGCTTTACCATAATAGCATCCATGGAAGGGAAGTCGAAATCATAGATCGTGTAGAGTATTTTGCCGTGTTCTATCTCTTTGGATAGAGTGATAAATTCATCGAGTATCTCCTGCATATCTTCCGTAGTGATCTTGCCCTGAAATTCCAGGTCAAGGCGGTTCGGCCCGCTTTTTGTGATCTTTAGCATGGATGCTCCTTTCGTTGATGCATATCGGTATATCATACAGAGTCTAAACTGAAATGAGGCTATAATACCTTATGAAAAGAGTATTGATATATTTAGGAATTATCGCCGGTTTGCTTATACTGTTCTATATGTTCCGTATCTACAGGATAGACGGTACCAGTATGAACTATGGAATGCTGGAGGGTGACGTGGTACTGTGCAAGCGTCAGGTCGATACCATTAAACGCGGTGACATGCTGGTGGTCAGACATCCGCTCGATCCCAAAGGCAGGCTCTATGTCAAACGCTGTGCGGCACTGCCGGGTGACAGGTTTTTTCAGGAAAAGCGCTTTTTCTATCTTCAGATCGATGGTGATTCGGACAAAACATACCGGTTGGCACAAAAACACGACCTTAGTCTAGTATCGACAAAAGAGGGATATTTTCTTAAAAATCCCTATTTGAAATATTACGGTGTCGTGCACAACTGGAAGCTCAAAGTACCGGGTGAACTGAGCAGACTGCCCATGACGACCGTTGAAGATGATCATTATTACGTCCTTGGTGACTACAGGGACAATTCCGCTGACAGCCGTTTCTTTGGGGCCGTACCGCGAGACTGGGTCATGTCGAAAGTGATCTACGTACTTAAAAAGCCAAAGGACTGGATGACGCTGCTGGAGATCAAAGAGGCAGACAGCAGCGAGAAAGAGGTAAAGAAGAACGGTGGGCTTACCCCGTCTTCATTTAAAGGTCAGTCGATTTCCAGTACGGAGTAGACCGGAGCGGAAAAGCCTTCTTTGCTGTTGAGAAAACCAAGCTCCATGATGAAACAGGCTTCTACACAGTGAGCTCCCACTTTGTCTATGAGGTTTGCAGCGGCTTTGGCTGTCCCTCCTGTAGCTATGAGGTCGTCTATGAGCAGGACTTTTGATCTTTCACCTGTACTGCAGCAGCCGTTCTCACCAAAAGCGTCTATGTGTATCTCCACTTCATCAAAACCGTACTCCAGAGAGTATTTCTCTGCTACGGTAGTGTAGGGGAGTTTACCTTTCTTACGCACAGGTACGAAACCCACGCCAAGCCTGTCAGCCAGAATGGAACCGAAGATGAAACCCCTCGCATCGATGCCGGCAATGTAGTCCAGATCATAGCCAAGATAACGTTCCGTCAGATGGTCCATTAGCGTACTGAGTGCTTTGGGATTGTTGAGGAGGGTAGTGATGTCTTTAAAGACGATGCCGGGTTTCGGAAAGTCCGGGATGTCCCTAATGCTGTCAAGGATGATGGTTCTGTCTTCGGGGGTGAGTGTCATGGTGCTTCCTTTGTGATATATGGAGTTATAGAGTATTTTAGCGCAAGTTGATTAAGGGGTTTCCCTTGTTATCTATCACTGATTGGATTTTCAGTTATCTAAATAATTCAATAGTAGTCTGGCAACTGAATGCAACCGATAAATTGCTGAAGGCCCATGACTTGCTATGCTGTTTAAGCTATAGTCGTTCTTTTCTTTGCACCTACAAGCCAATACGAAACAGCCAGGCCGACAATAACAGCAGCAATAATCAGCAACTCTTCTCCCTTCTCCGCCGAGAGAGAATAAATCAATACTTTTCTAATAAGTGCTGCCATAGCAAGCATAATGAATGCACCAATGGCAAATCCTTTGCCTTGTAAATGATGGATTTCTTCATGAATTAATTCAATAGAAGCCCATAATACAAGTAAGCTACCAAGAACTGTCAATATCCCTTTTTCTATTTTCATATCCGTAAAAAAAAGTAAATAAATATCATATAAGAAAAGTCCTATGGCAAAAAATGCTACAAGTGCCAATGCCCCGGCCAAGAAGTAGTTGATGTATGAATTGAAGTTTTTCAAACCAGATAAAATATTTTTTTCTATTTTGGAAAGAGACAAAAACTTGCCCAACTCTTCTTCCCTATAAGAACTTGTGAGTATATCAAGATTCATATCGATTATTTTTTCAACAGCCTTAATTTCATCTATATGATGTTGTTTGTCTTTAAAATTTTTTTCTATGCTGGCAAGTATGAAGGTTCTAACATAAGTAAATGCAGAGTTGACATAGTGTGTAGGCAAACCAATTCTTACATGGATTTCGCCTATTTTGTAAAGATACATAAAGTAAGGCATATCATATTGCCCGCAAAAAAGGTTAATAAACCACTCTTTGATTCTCTTCCTATGGTAAGCAATAATTTCTTTATTTTTTAAAAATTGAGCAGTTTTACCAAAACCCCATATATAATCATAAAACCCATCTATAAATTCATCAGCAAGCTGTTCCATACGAGGCTGCAGTTCTTTTAGTAATTTTGCTTCTTCTTCGGTAAACTGATAGTGGTCTTTTAAGTCTCTATAATGTTGCATGTTCAATCCTTATTTATTAAGTAACAAAGTAACAGAGAGTAATCCCGAGTAACAGTGATCAGGTGACAACGACAACTCATTTCCTACTCCTCTTCAGCATACCATGCACAGCTTGTTGTGGTAGTCCCAATACTTTAGCAATCATATGCTGAGAATAGCCTTGTTCTATGGCTTGTAGAATTACTTTGTTCCGCTGTTTTATATCAGCGATATCTTTTCTCGTTTGTACGCTGAGCGTGGAAATGCATACTCCACTAAAAAATATGACAAAGTGCCACATTTTCAACTCAATCACTACAATTTCAATATCATATCAAAAACAGATAAAGCAGTTTCTGAAGGAATCAAACATGGGAAGAAGTCGATATAAAATTGACATCGCTCAGAGCATGACAAAATTCAAGCGGTACACAGCAAGAGGAGTGCTAAAGTTACTTCAAACAAACAATGTGACAACCATTCTTGATCAGCTGGTATTTTATAAGAAAGCACACAAGTCTGATAGAGAGTACCAGGTATGGCAGGAGGGACTACAGCCTAAACTTATCCAATCAGATGCAATGATGGTTAGTAAGATCAACTACATTCACCAAAACCCTGTAAAACGGGACTATGTGGATGAGGCATCCCATTGGCGGTATTCGAGTGCGAGGGATTATGAAGGGCAGAGTGGACTTTTGGAGATTGAGCGCTTTTGGTAGATTGGTGTGGAGGTTTGCATTCCCACGCTCAGCGTGGGAACGAGGAAAACGTTTAAAATGAGCAATCAAAAAGCTACCCGCGGATTTTTGATTGGTCTCCTTTGGTTTGTTTATTATCTTCAGTAAAAAGTTTTGGGTCTGTTAAATTGTGAAATTCATTATATATGGACACCAACTAGTTAACCTTTCTGAGAATAGTGTTTTGATACTTAACTATTTATTAGGGGAACACTTTGTCCCACTATTACTTTCTTTTTCATATTAGTAGTATATCAAAAATGTCTTTTTCTCGTTCCCACGCTCAGCGTGGGAACGAGAAAAAGTTTATTTAAGAGAGATGTGTATTCCGGAATGACCGGATAGGGGATGACTACCCCAGATCAGCACCGAAGCTGCATCCGGCTTCGATTTTGCCTATTCTTGTAGCGTGACGTCCGCCTTCGAATTCCGTGGAGGCGAAAGCATCTATGATGTCTTCGATGACGCCTTTACCGACTACGCGTTCACCGAAGCAGAGTACGTTGGCGTCATTGTGCTGTCTTGTCAATTGTGCAGTGTAGTGGTCGTGGCAGAGAGCAGCTCTGATACCTGATACTTTGTTGGCAGCTATGGACATACCGATGCCCGTACCGCAGATGAGGATACCGAAACTTCCCGGGTTTGCAATGACGGCTTCCGTACACTTCTTTGCGAAGTCTGGGTAGTCGACTCTGTCGGCTGAGTCCGGTCCAAGGTCGATGATCTCGTGGCCGAGGTTTGTGACGAGTTCTTTGACGTAGGCTTTGACAGCATAACCTGCATGGTCTGTTGCAATGTAAAATTTCTTTGACATCTATTTTCCTTTAATTGAATTGGTATGGATATGGTTCAGAGTAACCATTTTACGATCCATGTAACGGGCTGGAACAGATAATTTGAAACGGGTGTAAAAAGCACCGCTACGAGTATCAGCATCCCATAAGGATATATTTTATCATAAAATGCCGTAAAAGATTTCCAGTGCATGCCTTCAGCGAGATAGCGGATGGCATTGGCTCCGTCCAGTGGCGGGATGGGCCAGAGGTTGAAAACACCGAGCAGCACGTTGATGACTACACTCTGATAGAGCAGCAGGGCGATGAAAGCTTCAAATGCAGAAGTTGGATGTGCGAACATTGGGAAAAGTGCGGCGCATAAAGCAGCCATTGCAAAGTTGAATGTGATGCCTGCAAGCGAGACGGCGACCGCTGCGCCAGCACCACCATTCCTTATGACAGTATTTATGTTGATGGGAACAGGTTTTGCCCAGCCAAATATAAAGGGTGCCCCGGAGAAAAAGAGCATTCCCGGAACCAGGATACTCCCTACAGGGTCAATGTGTACGAGAGGGTTTATCTTGAGGCGTCCGAGGCTTTTGGCTGTGTTGTCGCCGTATTTGTAGGCGACCCATCCGTGCATGATCTCATGCCCTATGATGGCGATCATCAGGGCGATGATCATACTGATGATCTTGATTATTTCTGTTTCACTCATTATTGTATAGGCTCCTCAAGTTCAATGGAATTGATTAGTCGACCTACACGTCCCCAACGAACGGTAAAGCGCTGTTTGTCCCAGAGTTTTTCACATTCTTTGGAGTCGATGGCTATGTCTCCGCAGACTCTCCTGAGGCCTGCATGGTCTCTTCCTCCGCCATGTCCATTCAGTACCTGGTCATAGGAACGGTGCTCAAGACTCATATAGATCAGCCAGGGCTTTCCGACGATCAGTCTGTAGGATACAGAACCCCAGAAACGACTGTCATTGGAGTTGTCACGGTTATCGCCTATCATGTAGAAATGGTCAGGCTCTACTTTTTTGTAAAGTGCGTTGATCGTGTTGCTTCCTATTTCATATACCATACTGTCAAGCCCGTCGACCATGATCGGGGTCATATCGATCTCTTTGTTGTAGGTGTAGTACTGCAGCAGAGCTTCAAAGATATTCATGCCTTCAGGCTGGTACTGTATACCAGGGTACTTGTCCATATAGGGGTTCTCTACCCAGAGCTTTCCTCTGAGCTGTTTGATCTTCTCTTGCGGATAGTTCTTCTTGATATACGCATCTCCCTCATGGAAATGGATCAGCAGTTTTTTGTCGGCATAGATGAGCTCATCACCACCGACAGCCACACAGCGTTTAACATAGTGGATCTTTTCATTTTTCGGATAACGGAAGATCACGATATCTTCTCTTTGGGGCTTAGGTCCCTCTATGAGGTGCCCGTTCCCGTTGAAGTCC
Coding sequences:
- a CDS encoding CZB domain-containing protein, with product MEKNTILEQLRAAKAAHINWVQRAKMLISGFKMEEDAIPVNSTQCKFGQWFYSDAQRLNGLRNNPLDCMSEIEKLHFELHDIYLNIYKIYYDLEPQGFFSKLFGKKKKITDDSVKLAKEYFASMEEVSKKLVNEINLMERRIVALPDTDLETL
- a CDS encoding cation:proton antiporter; the encoded protein is MENVLIVLIVTIAIATVLNIILKKFDIPTVIGYVLSGFAISSFYHFAEDSREVLSHLAEFGIVFLMFTIGLEFSVKHLKHMKKEVFLFGGLQVMLSGILFSIISHLLFHQEMKSAIVIGFALSLSSTAIVLKILNEKNEIHSGYGRGSVGILIFQDLAVIPMLLMVSIFTSQTDSVSVMLFNTLISALLVFAILFIVGKYFLERFFDLIMETDSEEIFLVAVLLGVISASVLAEVFGFSYSLGAFIAGMMLSETKYRYRIEADLVPFRDILLGVFFVTIGMLIDWHAILIYWHIILGLLAGIMLLKGFLIFGILQFFVQKRTALKTALALFEVGEFALAIFALANSKGLIDPGLNQILIITVVLSMIITPFVLKNIKAIADKLIKEPDTLRERAMIGGTYKDHIIVCGYGPLGQRLVKSFKEKNLLYVILEHDVKVVDAVIAKGEESIFFANAAQKMVLEHFNVDQCCAIIVTIDNEIQKQLICENIASFGPHINSIVKVMNNAEGKTISSLGIKHVVNARNIVADIMEQEVLACQLSIKES
- the trpB gene encoding tryptophan synthase subunit beta — encoded protein: MDLHKEVYIPKPSPFDPDENGHFGKFGGRFVPETLMPALEQLCKDYEAVRFDKDFWAEVDYYYKNYVGRPSALYYAENLSKELDAKIYLKREDLNHTGAHKINHCVAQAVLAKRLGKKKIIAETGAGQHGVATATVAALFGLECEVFMGAKDVARQELNVFRMKLLGAKVHAVESGSKTLKDAMNDAIRHWVTNARNTYYLIGTVAGPHPYPMMVRDIQSIIGWEAKEQLKAAEGCLPDKIIACIGGGSNALGIFSHFLEDENVECIGIEAGGEGLECKHGCSLEKGSPGVLHGQLSYLLQDEDGQVQEAHSISAGLDYPGIGPEHAFLKDKGIVTYSHITDVEALDAFVWLSQSEGIIPALESSHAIAYLKKMKPEEIKGKIILVNLSGRGDKDMIQVKDILKEQFQD
- a CDS encoding DUF3298 and DUF4163 domain-containing protein; translated protein: MNQILTLLLLTSLLSSTEIFLDKAWMQGKGIYTRSDSYCHPTKDESGTFCQKDELSYPVLHDVPDAEVAKQVENIVARAVTAYSKGDLKATVIKNLSDESYQPHGTWNTSNALDLFAVTKTTFTIANSGSGYTGGAHGYFSVKYENYDHEGKHLEMDDLLKEDYNATLHQIAQKVYKESIGLKQNDSLLKDGWFSNKFILSTNFAITERGLLFHYNAYEIKPYAAGHTKFMLPYSSIRSLIDPQGPLKTYLQIPEKIQSTYINEDVASLHISVKRIDPEHIEVDIEEKVWSYASRGWLSLSFPDLQKKNDVKIVASQGFKSIKRYPAGSKVYNQKRRKAVRSSYLLVEGEPLLKDNSKAKKITLLVTVPSKSRSLRIRVRISFKNGKNLITMPSKWDGVQGQQGFTNYELTFPLQ
- a CDS encoding DUF255 domain-containing protein, which translates into the protein MKAFIFSLLFVCNLMAITVEDAAWVLDAQTSMGKAYQKAKAEKKDLIMLIIIESSCEWCEKMVHRTLRDVNIISALSDMVIVVADFNSPEAKEHNATLTPSIYFIDAKTKKTVYSVIGYEKPGSFMIDIVSAKDKIE
- a CDS encoding leucyl aminopeptidase, giving the protein MNFNINNANIKDIKADLEIIIVIDKNLKHKSVKDKKLLKKAGFSGSQDEVCHLVEKKRLYVGAETLKGRGIRPAVATAIRSLIGKKTYKTIKIATYVSHPRCSASIRAMVEGLVLGSYTFNQYKSKKVKCPVKNVEISLEGYEAHEITMEVAARALNNGVIAAEATNFTRDIVNTTPDDCYPEIMANIAEELAKENKLKCKILKPKELKKEKMETLLAVARASRHKPRVIHLSHKPKNPKAVITLVGKGLTYDSGGLSLKPADYMVTMKSDKSGGSAVLGLMKAISEMNLPVEVHGFVGAVENMIGGDAYKPDDVLVSKNGKTIEIRNTDAEGRLVLADTLSYAQQEVKADYLFDFATLTGACVVGVGHYTSGVLGFNEEVKTMVTKQAKISGELATALDFNPYLHKTIKSSIADVCNISNTRYGGAITAGQFLSEFIDEEHKEKWAHIDIAGPAFVEHTWGENPHGASGAGVRMMLRLIEGLARKKESH